A genomic stretch from Aedes albopictus strain Foshan chromosome 2, AalbF5, whole genome shotgun sequence includes:
- the LOC109399413 gene encoding pescadillo homolog, whose translation MVKRNHKYQSGEGAQYMTRKAAMRKLQLSMQDFRRLCILKGIYPREPKHRVIAQRGSTDIKILYHRKDITFLLHEPIVWTLRDRKIFNRRIAHARAKGNNLLKNVRMANYPEIKLDHIIKERFPTFIDAIKELDDCMTLLFLFSTFPAMKVVTREITSLARRLTIEFMHYVIASKALRKVFVSIKGYYFQAEIKGELVTWIVPHYYPFQPQRKEYVDFKIMKSFADFFTVMAGFVNYRLYNSINMVYPPQFSVSIDSDESRSNEETFVSERIAALNMDLLRSDRQGAEEEDEEIDLKLLDNDKDSEQVRKMHEEALSLNKLKNLFKGLKFFINREVPREPLVFIIRCFGGRVSWDKHLFVGSTFDETDETITHQIVDRPSLSNQYISRDYVQPQWIFDSVNQRKLLPTNNYFIGAVLPPHLSPFNRDDAIYVPPEEAAMQAGDEFEKQERAEGISDDEDEDFGMEEARKQVQLDYALVKAFREEKAEALNSGDPKEAEAEEREDDDDQEPDQEDATKQKRQEKKQKMAVVSGKVFKENPKEQKQLTKQEEALRAKMVKSRHKKLYRNLLDKQKKASKEAHLLREKRQQIDKQKRQEQTQKRKAQRKEILA comes from the exons ATGGTCAAGCGAAATCACAAG TACCAATCCGGCGAGGGTGCCCAGTACATGACCCGGAAGGCCGCGATGCGAAAGTTGCAGCTCTCGATGCAGGACTTCCGTCGGCTGTGCATCCTAAAGGGTATTTATCCGCGGGAACCAAAACACCGAGTAATTGCCCAGCGCGGAAGCACCGACATCAAGATTCTGTACCACAGGAAGGACATAACATTTCTGCTGCACGAACCGATCGTATGGACGCTGCGAGATCGGAAGATTTTCAACAGACGAATCGCCCATGCTCGTGCCAAGGGAAACAATCTGCTGAAGAACGTTCGGATGGCCAACTATCCGGAGATTAAGCTGGATCACATTATCAAGGAGCGATTCCCGACGTTCATCGATGCGATCAAAGAGCTGGACGATTGCATGACGTTGCTGTTCCTGTTCAGCACGTTCCCGGCTATGAAGGTCGTTACGAGAGAGATCACCAGCTTGGCGAGACGGCTTACGATTGAGTTCATGCACTACGTGATTGCGTCCAAGGCGCTCCGGAAGGTGTTCGTTTCGATCAAGGGCTACTACTTCCAGGCGGAAATTAAGGGCGAGCTGGTGACCTGGATCGTTCCACACTACTATCCGTTCCAGCCGCAGAGGAAGGAGTATGTCGATTTCAAGATCATGAAGTCGTTTGCAGATTTCTTCACAGTGATGGCCGGATTCGTCAACTATCGGCTGTACAATTCGATCAACATGGTCTATCCGCCGCAGTTCTCCGTGTCTATAGATTCCGATGAGAGCCGTTCTAACGAGGAGACCTTTGTTTCTGAGCGTATTGCTGCGCTGAACATGGATTTGTTGAGATCCGATCGTCAAGGCGCGGAAGAAGAGGATGAGGAAATCGACCTGAAACTGCTGGATAACGATAAAGACTCGGAACAGGTTCGCAAAATGCACGAAGAAGCCCTGAGTTTGAACAAACTGAAGAACTTGTTCAAGGGTTTGAAGTTCTTCATCAATCGGGAAGTTCCGAGGGAACCGTTGGTATTCATTATTCGTTGCTTCGGAGGTAGAGTGTCCTGGGACAAGCACCTGTTTGTCGGATCCACTTTCGACGAAACGGATGAAACCATCACCCATCAGATCGTGGATCGTCCAAGCCTCAGCAATCAGTACATCTCCCGGGACTACGTCCAGCCTCAGTGGATCTTCGACAGCGTCAATCAGAGGAAACTGCTTCCCACAAATAACTACTTCATTGGCGCCGTTCTTCCTCCACATTTGTCTCCGTTCAATCGAGACGATGCCATCTACGTTCCTCCAGAGGAAGCAGCCATGCAAGCTGGAGATGAATTCGAGAAGCAGGAACGTGCCGAAGGCATCTCCGACGACGAGGACGAAGACTTTGGAATGGAGGAAGCCCGCAAGCAGGTCCAACTAGACTACGCCCTAGTCAAGGCCTTCAGGGAGGAAAAGGCCGAAGCTTTGAACAGTGGCGATCCCAAGGAAGCAGAAGCAGAGGAACGAGAAGATGACGACGATCAAGAACCGGACCAAGAAGACGCCACCAAACAGAAGCGCCAGGAGAAGAAACAGAAAATGGCCGTCGTCAGCGGTAAGGTGTTCAAGGAAAATCCTAAGGAGCAGAAACAGCTGACCAAACAGGAGGAAGCACTGCGGGCGAAAATGGTCAAGTCCCGGCACAAGAAGCTGTACCGCAATCTGCTCGATAAACAGAAGAAGGCCTCCAAGGAGGCGCACCTGCTGCGCGAGAAACGGCAACAGATCGATAAGCAGAAGCGACAGGAGCAGACGCAAAAGAGGAAGGCCCAACGGAAGGAAATTCTGGCTTGA